A section of the Humulus lupulus chromosome 2, drHumLupu1.1, whole genome shotgun sequence genome encodes:
- the LOC133819819 gene encoding E3 ubiquitin-protein ligase RSL1-like, producing MAQVATSAIDVAVVDDFYFSALFDEAPAEVLPVSDAKYAEELQFQEALVSSAEATRNQTTIVNPSFPSSSSSSASFLMSSATPSSMIVKVQIPMIGEDEDEEEEIGQSSQVYCEICAERKPTDEIFPNASCCAHTYCSDCIGRHVASKIQESLTVVACPGLDCRGVHELEIESCRSILPREVVESWDEALCQALLMECEKFYCPFKDCSAVLVREIGEEEEVIMESECPICHRLFCARCNVAWHSGVGCEEYERLNEDERGREDLMVTEMANEKKWKRCPRCKFYVEKIDGCLHISCRCNYQFCYGCGSEWTQTHDASCQRG from the coding sequence ATGGCACAAGTAGCAACCTCCGCTATCGACGTCGCCGTAGTTGACGATTTTTACTTCTCCGCACTCTTCGACGAAGCTCCGGCGGAAGTTTTGCCAGTCTCCGACGCTAAGTACGCCGAGGAGTTACAGTTTCAGGAGGCACTCGTGTCGTCGGCCGAAGCGACCAGAAACCAAACGACGATCGTTAATCCGTcgtttccttcttcttcttcgtcttcgGCGTCGTTTTTGATGTCATCGGCCACACCGTCGTCGATGATAGTCAAAGTTCAGATACCGATGATCGGCgaagatgaggatgaggaggaagAGATCGGCCAATCGTCGCAAGTCTACTGCGAAATCTGCGCGGAGAGGAAACCGACGGACGAGATCTTCCCCAACGCGAGTTGTTGCGCACACACGTACTGCTCCGATTGCATAGGGAGACACGTGGCGAGCAAAATCCAGGAGAGCCTGACGGTGGTGGCGTGCCCTGGGTTGGATTGCAGAGGCGTGCACGAACTGGAGATCGAGTCGTGCAGGTCGATTTTGCCGAGGGAGGTGGTGGAGAGTTGGGACGAGGCTCTGTGCCAAGCTCTGCTGATGGAATGCGAGAAGTTTTACTGTCCGTTCAAGGATTGTTCGGCGGTTTTGGTGAGGGAAATTGGGGAAGAAGAGGAGGTGATAATGGAGTCGGAGTGTCCGATATGCCATAGACTGTTCTGCGCGCGGTGCAATGTGGCGTGGCATTCGGGGGTTGGGTGCGAGGAGTATGAGAGATTGAACGAAGACGAGAGAGGGCGTGAGGACTTGATGGTGACGGAAATGGCGAATGAGAAGAAGTGGAAGAGGTGCCCTCGTTGTAAATTCTATGTTGAAAAAATCGATGGTTGTTTGCATATTTCTTGCAG